In Anticarsia gemmatalis isolate Benzon Research Colony breed Stoneville strain chromosome 5, ilAntGemm2 primary, whole genome shotgun sequence, the following are encoded in one genomic region:
- the LOC142973047 gene encoding protein FAM107B isoform X2, with amino-acid sequence MLSASALSAASGVGLVPTLVSEPALGADVDMVQEGGAAADGLIAPRRLQNPCLESPQRMDLHRELLFNQRIGKNVLNQKSELQKALSKHKEKQIMNQVKEHRETPELERAIAERARRLEQAQEQNTEEIESGTNPTLQEVRARLRHAAPPAHSPAASAH; translated from the exons TGTTATCAGCGAGCGCGTTGAGCGCGGCTAGCGGCGTGGGCCTGGTCCCCACGCTGGTGTCGGAGCCTGCCCTGGGTGCGGACGTGGATATGGTGCAGGAGGGAGGCGCGGCGGCCGATGGACTCATCGCGCCGCGCCGCTTACAAAACCCCTGCTTGGAGAGCCCCCAACGCATGGACCTGCACCGGGAGCTGCTTTTTAATCAAAGGAT AGGAAAGAATGTGTTGAACCAAAAAAGCGAACTACAAAAGGCCCTATCAAAACACAAAGAGAAGCAAATAATGAACCAAGTAAAGGAACACAGGGAAACACCAG AATTAGAAAGGGCGATAGCGGAGCGAGCGCGGCGCCTGGAGCAAGCACAGGAACAAAACACAGAAGAAATAGAATCGGGAACAAATCCTACGTTGCAAGAAGTGCGCGCGCGCCTCAGAcacgccgcgccgcccgcgcactCCCCCGCCGCCTCCGCGCATTGA
- the LOC142973048 gene encoding uncharacterized protein LOC142973048 isoform X2 → MHYKKFCFAITALLVVSNDVYGKKIKKNKRQKNQEDSTTIQPNVVAYSSYGFNDVGSYDGFVPTSPEYSSFLSGVNQESSTRLYAPAFPSAADSTGFGGNYGSQSFDGQTYGVNEEGAGQSGMSQYSPNSMNYMASSTFHTTGEQNKNIDSEDNINQKAEETDSPVYGTKINNENSRHKSKDIFQISTSDFGTNNNGFQNPSDDKYSNMHDANADHMQESKPTISESQINYQSSYSPSYSHQDVEDFEKLNKHPSFNTVLNFPRVVDFTNLSNKYYPTELDTSKLTSDSMKHSNQQMSMVHSQIDSSFANTYNNNKFADGSPTSFGKYHNLKNNEEPPENNIFKSNSYFDQEYSNKHSFSHHKHNEPTTKKPELKKKIKQKTRISGNYSQAFKDWKDASASSSSSVKGYGYATNYSNMNFKYDVSEPKKPFNQDEIIPASSNLDFSSYQYPEKDYGNFKKLPDFNNEDEYPSESFYKEKFKSNDYLNQFKNSFTTVPTTTVSYWGNVFKTADYSSFGDHPKKSHYGENSHDDVVNIPKRPHKIGFIKNTQIRNTQIDWPPSHFKSHKLNKPIHDWTKDFLDTRYKSEEDLLGLRTHDTSHPSYLPTFKPSNNVVDNDNEFKQLVEKWKQSYIKTKYKDVPVREYEGYGSEVKPFHVPVPKPYPVAVPVEKPYPVHIPYVRPVFHHTKPVHEDVDEDDYPRRPEVKKPSQYKKRPVYGSRNRTRRPSRASYQDRNRRRWPERRRPSSYHSDYRHSSRPNGYQQSPPYRHHDFDHEVDEDEHDGFAAYCRKTGNC, encoded by the exons ATGCATTACAAGAAGTTTTGTTTTGCTATAACAGCGTTGCTAGTTGTAAGCAACGATGTTTAcggaaagaaaataaagaaaaataaacgacAAAAAAATCAAGAGGACTCTACTACTATACAACCTAACGTAGTCGCATATTCCTCTTATGGATTTAATGATGTCGGATCTTATGATGGTTTTGTGCCGACCTCGCCGGAGTATTCCAGTTTCCTCAGCGGCGTCAATCAAGAATCTTCAACGAGATTGTATGCTCCGGCTTTTCCGAGCGCTGCTGATTCCACTGGATTTGGCGGTAATTACGGTTCGCAGTCTTTTGATGGACAAACGTACGGTGTAAATGAAGAAGGGGCTGGCCAATCGGGTATGTCACAGTATTCACCTAACTCTATGAATTATATGGCCAGCTCTACTTTCCATACAACTGGCgagcaaaacaaaaacattgacTCTGAAGATAATATTAACCAAAAAGCGGAAGAAACAGATTCACCAGTGTAtggcacaaaaataaataacgaaaataGCAGGCATAAAAGCAAAGATATTTTCCAAATTAGTACCTCTGATTTCGGAACAAACAATAACGGGTTCCAAAATCCATCTGatgataaatattctaatatgcATGACGCAAATGCAGATCACATGCAAGAAAGTAAGCCCACGATTAGTGAGtcacaaattaattatcaaagCTCTTATAGTCCAAGTTATTCGCACCAGGACGTAGAAGATTTtgaaaaactaaacaaacaccCTAGTTTTAACACAGTACTTAATTTTCCAAGAGTTGTCGATTTCACCAATTTGAGCAACAAATATTATCCCACAGAACTTGACACAAGTAAGTTAACATCAGATAGTATGAAACATTCAAATCAACAAATGTCCATGGTTCATTCCCAAATAGATAGCAGTTTTGCAAACacatataataacaataagttCGCTGACGGCTCACCAACGTCTTTCGGGAAATATCACAATTTGAAAAACAACGAAGAACCCCccgaaaataatatatttaagtcaaattcatattttgaccaagaatattcaaacaaacatagTTTTTCACATCATAAACATAATGAACCTACAACCAAAAAACctgaattaaaaaagaaaattaaacagaaaacaCGGATTTCTGGAAATTATAGTCAAGCTTTTAAGGATTGGAAGGATGCGTCAGCATCGTCCTCCTCGTCTGTTAAAGGTTATGGATATGCAACAAACTACAGCAATATGAACTTTAAATATGATGTCAGTGAACCCAAAAAACCATTTAATCAAGATGAAATCATACCGGCGAGTagtaatttagatttttcaaGCTATCAGTATCCTGAAAAAGACTACGGTAACTTCAAGAAATTGCCAGATTTTAATAATGAGGACGAATATCCTAGCGAGTCGTTTTACAAAGAGAAATTTAAATCGAATGactatttaaatcaatttaaaaactcttttaCTACAGTACCAACAACTACTGTTTCTTACTGGGGTAACGTTTTTAAAACTGCCGATTATTCTTCCTTCGGAGACCATCCGAAGAAATCTCATTACGGCGAGAATAGTCACGATGATGTAGTGAATATTCCAAAACGGCCACATAAGATAGGTTTTATTAAGAATACACAAATTAGGAATACGCAAATCGATTGGCCACCTTCCCATTTTAAATcacataaactaaataaaccAATACACGATTGGACGAAAGATTTCCTCGACACGAGATATAAATCTGAAGAAGATTTATTGGGTCTTAGGACCCACGACACTTCGCATCCCTCTTATTTACCAACCTTCAAACCCAGTAATAATGTAGTTGACAATGACAACGAGTTCAAGCAACTGGTAGAAAAGTGGAAGCAATCTTACATAAAAACGAAATACAAAGATGTACCAGTTAGAGAATATGAAGGTTACGGATCCGAAGTGAAGCCTTTCCACGTGCCAGTACCGAAACCCTACCCG GTGGCAGTTCCAGTAGAAAAACCTTATCCAGTACATATCCCGTATGTACGACCAGTGTTCCATCACACGAAGCCGGTGCACGAGGATGTGGATGAAGATGATTACCCGCGTAGACCGGAGGTCAAGAAACCTTCGCAATATAAGAAGAGACCAGTCTATGG CTCACGCAATAGAACGCGGCGGCCGTCCCGGGCAAGTTACCAGGACCGTAATAGGAGGCGGTGGCCGGAACGACGTCGGCCTTCCAGCTATCATTCAGATTATAGACATAGTTCTAGACCTAACGGATATCAGCAGTCGCCGCCTTACAGGCATCACGACTTCGACCACGAAGTAGATGAAGATGAACATGACGGATTTGCCGCGTATTGTCGGAAAACCGGCAACTGCTGA
- the LOC142973048 gene encoding uncharacterized protein LOC142973048 isoform X1, with translation MHYKKFCFAITALLVVSNDVYGKKIKKNKRQKNQEDSTTIQPNVVAYSSYGFNDVGSYDGFVPTSPEYSSFLSGVNQESSTRLYAPAFPSAADSTGFGGNYGSQSFDGQTYGVNEEGAGQSGMSQYSPNSMNYMASSTFHTTGEQNKNIDSEDNINQKAEETDSPVYGTKINNENSRHKSKDIFQISTSDFGTNNNGFQNPSDDKYSNMHDANADHMQESKPTISESQINYQSSYSPSYSHQDVEDFEKLNKHPSFNTVLNFPRVVDFTNLSNKYYPTELDTSKLTSDSMKHSNQQMSMVHSQIDSSFANTYNNNKFADGSPTSFGKYHNLKNNEEPPENNIFKSNSYFDQEYSNKHSFSHHKHNEPTTKKPELKKKIKQKTRISGNYSQAFKDWKDASASSSSSVKGYGYATNYSNMNFKYDVSEPKKPFNQDEIIPASSNLDFSSYQYPEKDYGNFKKLPDFNNEDEYPSESFYKEKFKSNDYLNQFKNSFTTVPTTTVSYWGNVFKTADYSSFGDHPKKSHYGENSHDDVVNIPKRPHKIGFIKNTQIRNTQIDWPPSHFKSHKLNKPIHDWTKDFLDTRYKSEEDLLGLRTHDTSHPSYLPTFKPSNNVVDNDNEFKQLVEKWKQSYIKTKYKDVPVREYEGYGSEVKPFHVPVPKPYPIEVPHPVIVPVPRPFPVRVPISRPVAVPVLRELTVPIEKPVPYPVYKNVPYPVVKPVPVPVEKEVAVPVEKPYPVHIPYVRPVFHHTKPVHEDVDEDDYPRRPEVKKPSQYKKRPVYGSRNRTRRPSRASYQDRNRRRWPERRRPSSYHSDYRHSSRPNGYQQSPPYRHHDFDHEVDEDEHDGFAAYCRKTGNC, from the exons ATGCATTACAAGAAGTTTTGTTTTGCTATAACAGCGTTGCTAGTTGTAAGCAACGATGTTTAcggaaagaaaataaagaaaaataaacgacAAAAAAATCAAGAGGACTCTACTACTATACAACCTAACGTAGTCGCATATTCCTCTTATGGATTTAATGATGTCGGATCTTATGATGGTTTTGTGCCGACCTCGCCGGAGTATTCCAGTTTCCTCAGCGGCGTCAATCAAGAATCTTCAACGAGATTGTATGCTCCGGCTTTTCCGAGCGCTGCTGATTCCACTGGATTTGGCGGTAATTACGGTTCGCAGTCTTTTGATGGACAAACGTACGGTGTAAATGAAGAAGGGGCTGGCCAATCGGGTATGTCACAGTATTCACCTAACTCTATGAATTATATGGCCAGCTCTACTTTCCATACAACTGGCgagcaaaacaaaaacattgacTCTGAAGATAATATTAACCAAAAAGCGGAAGAAACAGATTCACCAGTGTAtggcacaaaaataaataacgaaaataGCAGGCATAAAAGCAAAGATATTTTCCAAATTAGTACCTCTGATTTCGGAACAAACAATAACGGGTTCCAAAATCCATCTGatgataaatattctaatatgcATGACGCAAATGCAGATCACATGCAAGAAAGTAAGCCCACGATTAGTGAGtcacaaattaattatcaaagCTCTTATAGTCCAAGTTATTCGCACCAGGACGTAGAAGATTTtgaaaaactaaacaaacaccCTAGTTTTAACACAGTACTTAATTTTCCAAGAGTTGTCGATTTCACCAATTTGAGCAACAAATATTATCCCACAGAACTTGACACAAGTAAGTTAACATCAGATAGTATGAAACATTCAAATCAACAAATGTCCATGGTTCATTCCCAAATAGATAGCAGTTTTGCAAACacatataataacaataagttCGCTGACGGCTCACCAACGTCTTTCGGGAAATATCACAATTTGAAAAACAACGAAGAACCCCccgaaaataatatatttaagtcaaattcatattttgaccaagaatattcaaacaaacatagTTTTTCACATCATAAACATAATGAACCTACAACCAAAAAACctgaattaaaaaagaaaattaaacagaaaacaCGGATTTCTGGAAATTATAGTCAAGCTTTTAAGGATTGGAAGGATGCGTCAGCATCGTCCTCCTCGTCTGTTAAAGGTTATGGATATGCAACAAACTACAGCAATATGAACTTTAAATATGATGTCAGTGAACCCAAAAAACCATTTAATCAAGATGAAATCATACCGGCGAGTagtaatttagatttttcaaGCTATCAGTATCCTGAAAAAGACTACGGTAACTTCAAGAAATTGCCAGATTTTAATAATGAGGACGAATATCCTAGCGAGTCGTTTTACAAAGAGAAATTTAAATCGAATGactatttaaatcaatttaaaaactcttttaCTACAGTACCAACAACTACTGTTTCTTACTGGGGTAACGTTTTTAAAACTGCCGATTATTCTTCCTTCGGAGACCATCCGAAGAAATCTCATTACGGCGAGAATAGTCACGATGATGTAGTGAATATTCCAAAACGGCCACATAAGATAGGTTTTATTAAGAATACACAAATTAGGAATACGCAAATCGATTGGCCACCTTCCCATTTTAAATcacataaactaaataaaccAATACACGATTGGACGAAAGATTTCCTCGACACGAGATATAAATCTGAAGAAGATTTATTGGGTCTTAGGACCCACGACACTTCGCATCCCTCTTATTTACCAACCTTCAAACCCAGTAATAATGTAGTTGACAATGACAACGAGTTCAAGCAACTGGTAGAAAAGTGGAAGCAATCTTACATAAAAACGAAATACAAAGATGTACCAGTTAGAGAATATGAAGGTTACGGATCCGAAGTGAAGCCTTTCCACGTGCCAGTACCGAAACCCTACCCG ATAGAAGTGCCGCACCCGGTAATAGTTCCGGTGCCGCGTCCATTCCCGGTGCGAGTGCCTATCTCTAGGCCGGTCGCGGTGCCCGTGCTGCGAGAGCTCACTGTGCCCATTGAGAAGCCGGTGCCATATCCTGTCTACAAAAATGTTCCTTACCCTGTAGTGAAGCCCGTCCCAGTGCCTGTTGAAAAAGAG GTGGCAGTTCCAGTAGAAAAACCTTATCCAGTACATATCCCGTATGTACGACCAGTGTTCCATCACACGAAGCCGGTGCACGAGGATGTGGATGAAGATGATTACCCGCGTAGACCGGAGGTCAAGAAACCTTCGCAATATAAGAAGAGACCAGTCTATGG CTCACGCAATAGAACGCGGCGGCCGTCCCGGGCAAGTTACCAGGACCGTAATAGGAGGCGGTGGCCGGAACGACGTCGGCCTTCCAGCTATCATTCAGATTATAGACATAGTTCTAGACCTAACGGATATCAGCAGTCGCCGCCTTACAGGCATCACGACTTCGACCACGAAGTAGATGAAGATGAACATGACGGATTTGCCGCGTATTGTCGGAAAACCGGCAACTGCTGA
- the LOC142973049 gene encoding L-dopachrome tautomerase yellow-f2-like, giving the protein MRAVSLVVALAVVTVCQAATPQLRFAWKEMDFTWDSPEARENAIKEKRYIPENNLPLGLAHWRNKMFVSVPRWKAGVASTLNYIDLDGPQDQPLKPYPSFKDNFVSDSATELPSNSSLISVFRVYVDACDRLWMVDTGLADILGNGNQVTGPSIVIFDLKTDQLIHRYSCKTGDLKEDSFFANIIVDVTKDTCDDAYAYIPDLGGYGVVVYSLKQDDSWRISHHYFHFEPLAGTYNVSGIEFQWTDGVFALSLSEPREDGYRTMFFHAFSSTKEFCVSTELLRNYNSIDKNEAFHDFKLLGDRGQNTQSAASSYDPKTQVLFYTQVNRDGVACWNTNKPYTIDNNALLFSDPVLYEFPNDLKVDDEGVLWVLVDKLPRFIYRTLDPNIINYSIYSINTTEAIQGTACQ; this is encoded by the exons ATGAGGGCAGTTAGTTTAGTTGTAGCCCTCGCGGTTGTCACGGTGTGCCAAGCCGCCACACCACAGCTACGATTCGCATGGAAAGAAATGGACTTCACTTGGGACTCACCAGAGGCAAGGGAAAATGCCATCAAAGAAAAGAGATACATTCCCGAAAACAATCTTCCGTTAGGATTAGCTCATTGGAGGAATAAAATGTTCGTTAGTGTACCCAGATGGAAGGCGGGCGTCGCTTCTACCTTGAACTACATAGATCTGGATGGGCCACAAGACCAGCCGCTAAAGCCTTACCCATCTttcaaagataattttgtttctgATTCTGCAACTGAGCTTCCTTCTAACAGTTCTCTAATTTCTGTGTTCCGAGTGTATGTTGACGCATGTGACAGACTGTGGATGGTCGATACAGGATTGGCTGACATTTTAG GCAATGGAAACCAGGTCACCGGACCTTCAATTGTCATCTTTGATTTGAAGACCGACCAACTGATCCATCGATATTCTTGCAAAACTGGGGATTTGAAAGAAGACTCTTTCTTTGCCAacatt atTGTGGACGTCACTAAAGACACCTGTGACGATGCATACGCATACATCCCTGATTTAGGTGGCTACGGAGTTGTGGTATACAGTTTGAAACAAGATGACTCTTGGCGAATCTCTCATCATTACTTCCACTTCGAACCTTTGGCTGGAACCTACAACGTTAGCGGCATCGAGTTCCAGTGGACCGATGGAGTGTTTGCTCTTTCGTTGTCTGAACCCAGAGAAGACGG GTATAGAACGATGTTCTTCCATGCATTCTCTAGCACCAAGGAGTTCTGTGTGTCGACCGAGTTGCTGCGCAATTATAACAGCATAGACAAGAACGAAGCCTTCCATGATTTCAAG CTCTTGGGAGACAGAGGTCAGAACACACAGTCTGCTGCTAGCTCCTACGATCCCAAAACACAAGTGTTGTTTTATACACAG GTGAATCGTGACGGTGTCGCATGCTGGAACACAAACAAGCCTTACACAATAGACAACAACGCGCTGCTATTTAGCGACCCTGTACTATACGAGTTCCCCAATGATTTGAAG gttGACGATGAAGGAGTTCTATGGGTGCTCGTAGACAAGCTGCCCAGGTTCATCTACAGGACGCTAGACCCTAACATTATCAACTACAGCATTTACAGTATCAACACAACTGAGGCTATTCAAGGAACAGCCTgccaataa